The Phaeobacter sp. A36a-5a DNA segment CCGATGTGGCACGGGAGATTGATCTGGGGGCCGTGCTAAAACTGGGCCGCTCCGAGACCATGTCAGGCGGTCGACGCAAACTGGCCTTGCTGGGGGATGCAATGGAGGCGGTCATCGCCGCAGTCTACAAGGACGGTGGTTTTGAGGCCGCGCAGCAGTTGATCCTGCGGCTCTGGGGCCATCGAATTGGCCGGGTCGAGGCGGATGCGCGCGATCCCAAGACCACATTGCAGGAATTTGCTCAGGCGCGCGGAGAGCAGCCGCCCACCTATGTACTGGTTGAGCGCAAGGGTCCCGACCACCAGCCGGAATTTACCATCTCCGTGCAGCTGCAGGACGGCACCGAAGGCCGCGCAACCGCCGGATCAAAACGTCAGGCCGAACAGGCCGCAGCC contains these protein-coding regions:
- the rnc gene encoding ribonuclease III, with translation MKLSKEMRAFETRIGYHFSQPALLVRALTHASVSSPNRQDNQRLEFLGDRVLGLVMATALLDTDKTATEGQLAPRFNALVRKETCADVAREIDLGAVLKLGRSETMSGGRRKLALLGDAMEAVIAAVYKDGGFEAAQQLILRLWGHRIGRVEADARDPKTTLQEFAQARGEQPPTYVLVERKGPDHQPEFTISVQLQDGTEGRATAGSKRQAEQAAAKSLLARLEQEK